A single Gambusia affinis linkage group LG22, SWU_Gaff_1.0, whole genome shotgun sequence DNA region contains:
- the epha7 gene encoding ephrin type-A receptor 7 isoform X3 translates to MLSSSSSSSSSSPWLWISPFLLLCCHAGGGGAQNAKEVILLDSKAQQTELEWISYPPNGWEEISGLDENYTPIRTYQVCKVMEPNQNNWLRTNWIEKGDAQRIFVELKFTLRDCNSLPGVVGACKETFNLYYQETDSEVGRGLRENQYVKIDTIAADESFTQGDLGERKMKLNTEVRIIGPLSRRGFYLAFQDVGACIALVSVKVYYKKCWSIIENLATFPDTVTGSEFSSLVEVEGMCVNDAEEEADNSPKMHCSAEGEWLVPIGKCICKAGFHQKGDACELNVTQSLRPLRSFGGLRGGSVEKGPLKCPSSLPGFHFVKKCAL, encoded by the exons ATgctctccagctccagctccagctccagctccagccCGTGGCTGTGGATTTCACCGTTCCTTCTCCTGTGCTGCCATGCGGGCGGCGGGGGAGCCCAGAACGCCAAAGAAG TGATTCTACTGGACTCGAAGGCGCAGCAGACAGAGCTGGAGTGGATCTCCTATCCTCCCAATGGG TGGGAAGAGATCAGTGGCTTGGATGAAAACTACACACCCATTCGTACCTACCAGGTCTGCAAAGTCATGGAGCCCAATCAGAACAACTGGCTTCGGACTAACTGGATAGAGAAGGGTGATGCCCAGAGAATTTTTGTCGAGCTGAAGTTCACCTTGAGGGATTGTAACAGCCTGCCTGGTGTGGTGGGTGCCTGCAAGGAGACCTTCAACCTGTATTACCAGGAAACAGATTCCGAGGTTGGCCGGGGCTTGAGGGAGAATCAGTATGTGAAAATTGATACAATCGCGGCGGATGAGAGCTTCACCCAGGGAGACCTgggagagaggaagatgaaacTGAATACGGAGGTGCGCATCATCGGTCCCCTGTCCAGGCGGGGGTTCTACCTCGCCTTCCAGGACGTCGGGGCGTGCATCGCCCTGGTCTCCGTCAAAGTCTACTACAAGAAGTGCTGGTCGATCATTGAGAATCTGGCCACCTTCCCAGACACAGTGACAGGATCGGAGTTCTCCTCGCTGGTGGAGGTGGAAGGCATGTGTGTGAATGATGCTGAGGAGGAGGCCGATAACTCCCCCAAGATGCACTGCAGCGCTGAAGGAGAATGGCTCGTGCCCATTGGGAAATGTATATGCAAAGCTGGATTTCATCAGAAAGGAGATGCTTGTGAGC TAAATGTCACTCAGTCTCTGCGCCCGCTGCGTTCGTTCGGTGGCCTCCGTGGAGGGAGTGTTGAAAAAGGCCCGTTGAAGTGTCCCAGCAGCCTGCCAGGGTTTCACTTTGTGAAGAAGTGTGCGTTGTGA
- the epha7 gene encoding ephrin type-A receptor 7 isoform X4 — MLSSSSSSSSSSPWLWISPFLLLCCHAGGGGAQNAKEVILLDSKAQQTELEWISYPPNGWEEISGLDENYTPIRTYQVCKVMEPNQNNWLRTNWIEKGDAQRIFVELKFTLRDCNSLPGVVGACKETFNLYYQETDSEVGRGLRENQYVKIDTIAADESFTQGDLGERKMKLNTEVRIIGPLSRRGFYLAFQDVGACIALVSVKVYYKKCWSIIENLATFPDTVTGSEFSSLVEVEGMCVNDAEEEADNSPKMHCSAEGEWLVPIGKCICKAGFHQKGDACERDPNGPKSLGIGINW, encoded by the exons ATgctctccagctccagctccagctccagctccagccCGTGGCTGTGGATTTCACCGTTCCTTCTCCTGTGCTGCCATGCGGGCGGCGGGGGAGCCCAGAACGCCAAAGAAG TGATTCTACTGGACTCGAAGGCGCAGCAGACAGAGCTGGAGTGGATCTCCTATCCTCCCAATGGG TGGGAAGAGATCAGTGGCTTGGATGAAAACTACACACCCATTCGTACCTACCAGGTCTGCAAAGTCATGGAGCCCAATCAGAACAACTGGCTTCGGACTAACTGGATAGAGAAGGGTGATGCCCAGAGAATTTTTGTCGAGCTGAAGTTCACCTTGAGGGATTGTAACAGCCTGCCTGGTGTGGTGGGTGCCTGCAAGGAGACCTTCAACCTGTATTACCAGGAAACAGATTCCGAGGTTGGCCGGGGCTTGAGGGAGAATCAGTATGTGAAAATTGATACAATCGCGGCGGATGAGAGCTTCACCCAGGGAGACCTgggagagaggaagatgaaacTGAATACGGAGGTGCGCATCATCGGTCCCCTGTCCAGGCGGGGGTTCTACCTCGCCTTCCAGGACGTCGGGGCGTGCATCGCCCTGGTCTCCGTCAAAGTCTACTACAAGAAGTGCTGGTCGATCATTGAGAATCTGGCCACCTTCCCAGACACAGTGACAGGATCGGAGTTCTCCTCGCTGGTGGAGGTGGAAGGCATGTGTGTGAATGATGCTGAGGAGGAGGCCGATAACTCCCCCAAGATGCACTGCAGCGCTGAAGGAGAATGGCTCGTGCCCATTGGGAAATGTATATGCAAAGCTGGATTTCATCAGAAAGGAGATGCTTGTGAGC GAGACCCAAATGGACCTAAATCACTCGGAATTGGAATAAATTGGTGA